Proteins from a genomic interval of Clostridium sp. 'deep sea':
- a CDS encoding cobyrinate a,c-diamide synthase has product MSAVVIAGTNSGAGKTTVSMAIMAALAKHHKVQPFKVGPDYIDPAFHSYITKRSCRNLDSWMVQEKYLKYLYLKNNNDADISIIEGVMGLFDGAEIGSDIGSTAKIAKILSLPVILVVNAQGISQSVAAIVKGYADFDKDLNLKAVIFNNVSGEKHYQLLKEAVEKYSNVKALGYLTKSQEVMLPERHLGLVPAIEQGQLNNIINKLAYLAEQTIDLNGIKALAKKAKPIKAEFINIEKITDLNLALAYDKAFNFYYQDNLDLLQELGVNIIKFSPLTDKCLPIEANMVMFGGGFPEVFAAELESNKAMLTDIKNKLSLGLPYVAECGGLMYLCNSITTLQDKKHSMVAWFNSDAVMTKRLQRFGYATLTNLSSNIYGDENHTTKVHEFHRSKLLPNTETKVFSLQKIRKQQVIKEWTCGLSKLNGVGSYAHLHYYANLSFPQNLVKSVNNYLKKGRKND; this is encoded by the coding sequence ATGTCAGCAGTAGTTATCGCAGGTACCAACAGTGGCGCTGGAAAAACAACAGTATCTATGGCTATAATGGCTGCTTTGGCAAAACACCATAAAGTACAGCCTTTTAAAGTAGGTCCAGATTATATTGATCCTGCTTTTCATAGCTATATTACAAAACGTAGTTGTCGCAATCTAGACTCCTGGATGGTTCAGGAAAAATACTTAAAATACCTTTATTTAAAGAATAACAACGATGCAGATATTAGCATCATAGAGGGAGTTATGGGGTTATTTGATGGTGCTGAAATTGGCAGTGATATTGGCAGTACTGCTAAAATTGCAAAAATACTTAGCTTGCCAGTAATTTTAGTAGTTAATGCGCAAGGAATCTCCCAATCAGTTGCCGCTATAGTTAAAGGTTATGCTGATTTTGATAAAGATTTAAACCTTAAGGCTGTTATATTTAATAATGTAAGCGGTGAAAAACACTATCAACTTCTTAAAGAGGCTGTTGAAAAATACAGCAATGTTAAAGCCCTCGGTTATTTAACAAAATCACAAGAGGTTATGTTACCCGAGAGGCATTTGGGTTTGGTTCCAGCAATTGAGCAAGGTCAACTAAACAATATTATAAATAAATTAGCTTACTTAGCAGAGCAAACAATAGACCTTAATGGTATAAAGGCTTTAGCTAAAAAGGCTAAGCCTATAAAAGCTGAGTTTATAAACATAGAAAAAATAACAGACTTAAATCTAGCACTTGCTTATGATAAAGCCTTTAATTTTTATTACCAAGATAATTTAGATTTGTTACAAGAACTAGGTGTAAATATTATAAAATTCAGCCCCTTAACAGATAAATGTCTACCTATTGAAGCGAACATGGTTATGTTCGGTGGGGGTTTTCCAGAGGTCTTTGCTGCTGAATTAGAGAGCAATAAAGCAATGTTAACAGATATAAAAAATAAGCTTTCTTTAGGACTACCTTATGTAGCAGAGTGTGGTGGGTTGATGTATTTATGTAATTCAATAACTACCCTACAAGACAAAAAGCATAGTATGGTAGCTTGGTTTAATAGTGATGCTGTAATGACAAAAAGATTACAGCGTTTTGGTTATGCTACCCTAACAAATTTAAGCAGTAACATTTATGGAGATGAAAATCACACAACGAAAGTTCACGAGTTTCATCGCTCTAAGCTATTGCCAAACACTGAAACCAAAGTTTTTAGTTTACAAAAAATACGTAAACAACAGGTTATAAAAGAATGGACATGTGGTCTTTCAAAACTTAATGGTGTGGGTTCATATGCTCATTTACACTATTATGCAAACTTAAGTTTTCCACAAAACCTTGTAAAATCTGTTAACAACTACTTAAAAAAGGGGAGAAAAAATGACTAA
- a CDS encoding sirohydrochlorin cobaltochelatase, with product MGKKALLVISFGTTYQETREKTILAIEQNFANKFEGYDVFRAFTSRKVIKKLKDRDNIIVNTPTEALEKILQKNYEEVMCQSTHVINGFEYDKTLAEIKEFSNKFSMFSFGKPLLSSHEDYISSAKAVLKYIPQLKDNEALFLMGHGTEHAANESYLNLEDAFRELAQENIYVGTVEGHPEIEDLMLTIKCKDISKIHLMPFMIVAGDHAQNDMASEEPDSWKSLLESQGYLVEVNLTGLGEIPEIRDIFVKHLKQGQ from the coding sequence ATGGGTAAAAAAGCTTTATTGGTAATAAGTTTTGGCACAACATATCAAGAAACAAGAGAAAAAACTATTTTGGCAATAGAACAGAACTTTGCAAATAAATTTGAGGGATATGATGTATTTAGAGCATTTACATCACGAAAGGTAATAAAAAAACTTAAGGATAGAGATAACATAATTGTTAATACACCAACAGAAGCACTAGAAAAAATATTGCAAAAAAACTATGAAGAAGTAATGTGCCAAAGCACGCATGTAATAAATGGTTTTGAATATGATAAAACTTTAGCAGAAATAAAAGAATTTAGTAATAAATTTAGTATGTTTTCTTTTGGTAAACCTTTGTTGTCTTCTCATGAAGATTATATATCTTCCGCAAAAGCAGTTTTAAAATACATACCTCAACTTAAGGATAATGAGGCTTTATTTTTAATGGGACATGGTACAGAGCATGCTGCAAACGAATCCTATTTAAATTTAGAAGATGCCTTTAGAGAGTTGGCTCAAGAAAATATTTATGTTGGAACAGTAGAAGGGCACCCTGAAATAGAGGATTTAATGCTTACTATTAAATGTAAAGATATCTCTAAAATACATCTAATGCCTTTTATGATTGTAGCTGGTGATCATGCCCAAAATGATATGGCAAGTGAAGAGCCAGATTCATGGAAATCATTATTAGAGAGTCAAGGTTACTTAGTTGAAGTAAATTTAACTGGACTTGGAGAGATACCAGAGATTAGAGACATATTTGTGAAACATTTAAAACAGGGACAATAA
- a CDS encoding HD domain-containing phosphohydrolase, with protein MTNTTQVTLLDMVECIVESLKLANPNLHEHSVVTARIAYGIGQSYGLNSVQQRDLVVCSLLHCVGTLITNFEFNSDKLQSKIKRVYCRSMYKILSKCSRVENISNIFKCLIFREDINVSTETAKIQSDIVRLSCYIARELDLTENSLVQKSQIVETANNNCIDISTKVKEAFLNVTNKDCFWLHIVSPSARITQLRLKKIKEFDTMLTYKEICSFAIIIAYMIDFKSPNTINHSYGVAITSYYLGVLCGLPDEECDKLKIAGYVHDIGKLGVPDEILYKASKLSQVEFSYIKKHPYDTYRVLEKIKGLKDVRDWAAYHHEKPDGKGYPFNIYAQYLPIQCRILTIADVFSALREDRMYRKRFPKEKVIFELKKMFSESQKDIEIVNLLIKHYEKIELARMVAEVDSYNQYVELIEAVGGKANHDICSVADKKASYLP; from the coding sequence ATGACTAATACGACTCAAGTTACATTACTGGATATGGTTGAATGTATTGTTGAATCTTTAAAATTAGCGAATCCTAATTTACATGAACATAGCGTTGTTACAGCTAGAATTGCATACGGTATTGGACAAAGTTATGGATTAAATAGCGTACAACAAAGGGATTTAGTAGTATGCTCTTTGTTACATTGCGTAGGTACATTGATTACAAACTTTGAGTTCAATAGTGATAAGCTCCAATCAAAGATTAAAAGAGTTTATTGCCGTTCTATGTACAAAATACTAAGCAAGTGTAGTAGGGTTGAAAATATCAGCAATATTTTTAAGTGTTTAATCTTTAGAGAAGATATTAATGTATCAACAGAAACTGCAAAAATTCAAAGCGATATAGTTCGTTTATCTTGTTATATTGCTCGTGAATTAGATTTAACAGAAAACAGCTTAGTTCAAAAATCTCAAATAGTAGAAACTGCAAATAATAATTGTATAGATATAAGTACCAAAGTAAAAGAAGCATTTTTAAATGTAACAAATAAAGATTGTTTTTGGTTACATATTGTGAGTCCTTCGGCTAGGATTACACAGTTAAGGTTAAAGAAAATTAAAGAGTTTGATACTATGTTAACCTATAAAGAAATATGTTCATTTGCTATAATCATAGCCTATATGATCGACTTTAAAAGTCCAAATACCATAAATCATTCTTATGGGGTAGCAATAACCTCATATTATTTAGGTGTTTTATGTGGTTTACCCGATGAGGAATGTGATAAACTGAAAATAGCTGGTTATGTTCATGACATTGGCAAGCTAGGAGTGCCAGATGAAATACTTTACAAAGCCTCAAAGTTGAGTCAAGTTGAGTTTAGTTACATAAAAAAACACCCATATGATACATACAGAGTTTTAGAGAAAATTAAAGGATTAAAAGATGTGCGAGATTGGGCAGCTTACCACCATGAAAAGCCAGACGGTAAAGGTTATCCGTTTAATATTTATGCTCAATATTTACCAATACAGTGTAGAATCCTTACTATTGCAGATGTGTTTAGTGCATTAAGAGAAGATAGAATGTATCGAAAAAGGTTTCCAAAGGAGAAGGTAATCTTTGAACTAAAAAAAATGTTTTCAGAAAGCCAAAAAGACATTGAAATTGTCAATCTTTTAATAAAACATTATGAAAAAATAGAATTAGCCAGAATGGTAGCTGAAGTAGATTCTTATAATCAATATGTTGAGTTGATTGAGGCGGTAGGTGGCAAAGCAAATCATGATATTTGCTCAGTAGCTGATAAAAAAGCTAGCTATTTACCTTAA
- a CDS encoding MATE family efflux transporter, giving the protein MSKKKKYLDLTTGSIWRHMIRLAIPTIGGMLAFTIFNLTDTYFVGKLGTQSLAAMGFTFPVVMIVGSIASGMSIGATSVLARAVGNKDKNLMKRTATDGILLSALTVIIISIIGLLTLNPVFKLLGADSETLPLVKEYMTIWYSCVFVVIMPPVSDSCMRALGDMVRPFLVMLVCAITNIILDPILIFGWFGLPAMGIKGAALATIISRFAGMIATLSFLHFHHGLLDFKIRSFKTVFESWKRILHVGLPGAVVRLFPQILRSVLTALAAATAGSTAVAAIAAGTRIESFGFVISGAVGTTIVPLIGQNWGAKQYGRVSELRKIINQIAIVFGLFMFVAAVVFAEPLTRVFSQDPQVIKLTVWYLKIMLFGSIGLNLYNWAGQKLNAIGKPFWGFIINGLGTCVLLIPATVMGSKINGYIGMLLGLCVGQLILGVISVVINKKQMQPTVVEREAA; this is encoded by the coding sequence ATGAGCAAGAAAAAAAAGTACTTAGATTTAACAACGGGTAGTATATGGAGACATATGATAAGACTAGCTATTCCAACTATAGGTGGTATGTTAGCTTTCACTATCTTTAACTTAACAGATACCTATTTTGTAGGTAAGCTAGGCACACAATCATTGGCGGCTATGGGGTTTACATTTCCTGTTGTTATGATTGTGGGTTCTATTGCATCTGGTATGAGCATAGGTGCAACCTCTGTATTGGCAAGAGCAGTAGGTAATAAAGATAAAAACCTAATGAAAAGAACAGCAACAGATGGTATCTTGTTATCTGCACTTACAGTAATAATTATTTCTATAATTGGTTTATTGACTTTAAATCCTGTATTTAAACTATTGGGAGCAGACAGTGAAACTTTGCCCTTGGTAAAAGAGTATATGACTATTTGGTATTCGTGTGTATTTGTGGTGATTATGCCTCCTGTAAGTGATTCGTGTATGAGGGCTTTAGGAGATATGGTTAGACCCTTTTTAGTGATGCTGGTATGTGCAATTACCAATATAATTTTAGATCCAATCCTAATTTTTGGTTGGTTTGGTTTGCCTGCTATGGGTATTAAGGGAGCTGCTTTAGCAACTATAATTTCTAGGTTTGCAGGTATGATTGCTACGCTTTCCTTTTTACACTTTCATCATGGATTATTAGATTTTAAAATCAGGAGTTTTAAAACTGTTTTTGAGTCATGGAAAAGGATTTTACATGTAGGTTTACCTGGTGCTGTAGTCAGGCTCTTCCCCCAGATTTTAAGAAGTGTTTTAACAGCTTTAGCAGCGGCAACTGCTGGTTCAACAGCGGTAGCAGCAATTGCAGCAGGAACCCGCATAGAGAGTTTTGGTTTTGTAATTAGTGGTGCAGTGGGCACAACTATAGTTCCACTAATCGGGCAAAATTGGGGGGCAAAACAGTACGGTAGAGTTAGCGAATTACGTAAAATAATTAATCAAATAGCTATAGTATTTGGTTTATTTATGTTTGTGGCAGCAGTTGTTTTTGCCGAGCCTTTAACAAGAGTATTTTCTCAGGATCCTCAAGTAATAAAATTAACGGTTTGGTACTTAAAAATTATGTTATTTGGTTCTATTGGGCTAAACCTCTATAATTGGGCAGGACAAAAGTTAAATGCTATTGGTAAGCCATTTTGGGGTTTCATAATAAACGGGCTAGGCACTTGTGTTTTACTCATACCTGCAACAGTTATGGGCTCAAAAATAAATGGTTATATTGGCATGTTATTAGGCCTTTGTGTTGGTCAATTAATATTAGGGGTAATATCTGTTGTTATTAATAAAAAACAAATGCAGCCGACTGTAGTTGAAAGAGAGGCTGCCTAA
- a CDS encoding thiamine phosphate synthase, with protein MLYLITNRHLIKRGDIYSVVSEAYRGGVDAVILREKDLSYNELLPIALKLNNITHQYGKKLIINSCFKTAQKIKADFFHIGYEDYLKQKLNLNNMPYGMSVHNIKEAVYAEQRHAQYVLASHIYPTKCKQGLKPKGLELIKAIKTQVKIPIIALGGISEKNIAKVIQAGAYGVAVMSAIMGSLNPYLSAKYLKQSMFK; from the coding sequence ATGTTATATCTTATAACTAATAGGCATTTAATAAAACGTGGTGATATCTATAGTGTTGTTTCAGAGGCATATCGAGGTGGGGTAGATGCAGTTATTTTAAGAGAAAAGGATTTATCATATAATGAATTACTACCTATAGCTCTAAAACTTAATAATATTACTCACCAATATGGTAAAAAGCTAATAATCAATAGCTGTTTTAAAACAGCTCAAAAAATTAAAGCAGATTTTTTTCATATTGGTTATGAGGACTACTTAAAACAAAAGCTAAACTTAAATAATATGCCCTATGGTATGTCTGTGCATAATATTAAAGAGGCTGTTTATGCAGAACAGAGACACGCCCAGTATGTCTTGGCAAGTCATATTTATCCAACAAAATGCAAACAAGGTCTTAAACCTAAAGGTCTTGAATTAATTAAAGCAATAAAGACACAGGTGAAAATACCGATTATAGCTTTAGGTGGAATAAGTGAAAAGAATATAGCCAAAGTAATACAAGCTGGTGCATATGGAGTAGCTGTTATGTCCGCAATAATGGGTTCGCTAAACCCCTACTTATCAGCAAAATATTTAAAGCAGTCAATGTTTAAATAA
- the thiH gene encoding 2-iminoacetate synthase ThiH: MSFYKEYLKYKHFVFNTFFSSVTKENVIRSISQHQLSMNDYLNLLSPTAEGLLEQIAQKAHSLTVQNFGKTIQLYTPMYLANYCINKCAYCGFNIGNKIARKQLNMAEIKAEAQSISATGLRHILILTGESNKHTPVSYIVDAVKVLKQYFDSIAIEIYPLTQEEYCRVVEAGVDSLTVYQEVYNETIYDKVHISGPKKNYRFRLDAVERGCLAKMHSVNIGALLGLDDWRKEAFFTGIHANYLQNKYPDVEVGVSLPRLRPHIGSFNSFINIEEKNMVQMMIALRVFMPRVAINISTRESKSFRNNLVPLGVTKMSAGVSTKVGGHSADSTSDSQFEISDNRNVAEMKQYLLSRGYQPVCKDWLQL; this comes from the coding sequence ATGTCATTTTATAAAGAGTATCTTAAATACAAACACTTTGTTTTTAATACCTTTTTTAGTAGTGTTACAAAAGAAAATGTAATTAGGTCAATCTCCCAACATCAACTTAGCATGAATGATTACCTAAATTTACTTTCTCCCACTGCCGAGGGTCTTTTAGAGCAGATAGCCCAAAAAGCACATAGCCTAACAGTTCAAAACTTTGGTAAAACAATTCAGCTTTATACACCTATGTATTTGGCAAACTATTGCATTAACAAATGTGCTTATTGTGGATTTAATATTGGAAACAAAATTGCCCGAAAGCAGTTAAACATGGCCGAGATAAAAGCAGAAGCCCAGTCAATATCAGCAACAGGTTTACGACATATCTTAATTTTAACAGGGGAGTCAAATAAACACACGCCTGTTTCATATATTGTTGATGCAGTTAAAGTTTTAAAGCAATACTTCGATTCTATAGCTATTGAAATTTACCCACTTACACAAGAAGAATACTGTAGGGTTGTTGAAGCTGGGGTAGATTCACTTACTGTATATCAAGAGGTCTACAACGAAACAATTTACGATAAAGTTCATATTTCTGGTCCAAAAAAGAACTATAGGTTTAGGTTAGATGCAGTTGAACGTGGCTGTTTAGCAAAAATGCATAGTGTTAATATAGGTGCTTTACTTGGGCTTGATGATTGGCGTAAAGAGGCCTTTTTTACAGGAATACATGCCAATTATCTGCAAAATAAATACCCCGATGTAGAAGTAGGCGTTTCATTACCACGATTGAGACCCCATATTGGTAGCTTTAATAGCTTTATAAATATAGAGGAAAAAAATATGGTTCAAATGATGATAGCGTTACGAGTTTTTATGCCTAGAGTTGCAATTAATATTTCTACTAGAGAGAGTAAAAGTTTTAGAAATAACTTAGTACCTTTAGGTGTAACAAAAATGTCTGCAGGGGTTTCTACCAAAGTTGGAGGTCACTCTGCCGATAGTACAAGCGACAGTCAGTTTGAAATATCAGATAACCGTAATGTAGCTGAAATGAAACAATATCTATTATCACGGGGTTATCAGCCAGTTTGTAAAGACTGGTTACAGCTATAG
- a CDS encoding thiazole synthase — protein MDKLIIAGHELSSRLLIGSGKFPDKRLIPQVINSSESQIITMALRRVDLNSTEENILNYIPKQNILLPNTSGARNAEEAVRIARLAKAMGCGDWIKIEVISDNKYLMPDNYETIKATEILAKEGFIVLPYMNPDLMVAKSLVNAGAAAVMPLGAPIGTNRGLKTKELLRILIAEIKLPIIVDAGIGKPSQATEAMEMGAAAVLVNTAIATAGDPVQMAKAFNLSVKAGRIAYLAKTGAEKICADASSPLTGFLTK, from the coding sequence ATGGATAAACTTATTATTGCAGGGCACGAACTTAGTAGTAGGCTTTTAATTGGTTCAGGAAAATTTCCAGATAAACGACTCATACCTCAGGTCATAAACAGCTCTGAGTCCCAAATTATAACCATGGCTTTAAGAAGGGTTGATTTAAACTCAACAGAAGAAAATATTCTAAACTATATACCTAAACAAAACATCTTGTTGCCTAATACCTCTGGGGCCAGAAATGCAGAGGAAGCTGTCAGGATAGCTAGGTTAGCAAAAGCTATGGGCTGTGGAGACTGGATTAAAATAGAAGTTATTTCTGATAATAAGTATTTAATGCCTGATAATTATGAAACAATTAAAGCAACAGAGATATTAGCAAAAGAAGGTTTTATTGTTTTACCTTATATGAATCCTGACTTAATGGTCGCTAAAAGTCTTGTTAATGCAGGTGCTGCAGCAGTTATGCCTTTAGGTGCACCTATAGGTACAAATAGAGGGCTTAAAACTAAAGAACTACTAAGAATATTAATAGCAGAAATAAAGTTGCCAATTATTGTTGATGCAGGCATTGGTAAACCGTCTCAAGCAACAGAAGCTATGGAAATGGGCGCTGCTGCTGTTTTAGTAAATACAGCTATTGCTACTGCTGGAGACCCAGTGCAGATGGCAAAAGCCTTTAACTTAAGTGTTAAAGCTGGTAGAATTGCTTACTTAGCCAAGACAGGAGCCGAAAAAATATGTGCTGATGCTTCCTCTCCTTTAACAGGCTTTTTGACTAAATAA
- the thiF gene encoding sulfur carrier protein ThiS adenylyltransferase ThiF, with translation MVVKIKILVNEKEFRVTANTTAFTVKQIYKANADMVILNGFIINKDAALKENDTLTLIKRGEIPLREELESLLIARHSPGVHNRIKNARVAIAGLGGLGSNIAVSLARIGIGHLTLLDFDIVEPCNLNRQQYFIKHIGMKKTEALKDLLYNINPYVEVKTQDIFIEENNIEQLFKDANIIVEALDSAVSKATLINTVMLKMPHKIIVSASGVAGYFSNNTIITKKIKDNFYLIGDSVSEAKPGCGLMAPRVAIAANHQANTVLRILMDEKDV, from the coding sequence GTGGTGGTTAAAATAAAAATTTTGGTAAATGAAAAAGAATTTAGGGTGACAGCTAATACAACAGCGTTTACAGTGAAACAAATTTACAAAGCTAATGCTGATATGGTTATTTTAAATGGCTTTATTATAAATAAAGATGCTGCTCTTAAAGAAAATGATACACTTACCCTGATAAAAAGGGGTGAAATTCCCTTAAGAGAAGAGCTTGAGAGTCTTTTGATAGCTCGGCATAGTCCGGGCGTGCATAACAGAATTAAAAATGCTAGGGTTGCCATAGCTGGCTTAGGTGGATTAGGATCTAATATTGCGGTATCATTGGCTCGCATTGGTATTGGCCATTTAACTTTGCTAGATTTTGATATTGTTGAACCTTGTAATTTAAACCGACAGCAGTATTTTATTAAGCACATTGGTATGAAAAAAACAGAGGCATTAAAAGATTTACTTTATAACATTAATCCCTATGTTGAAGTAAAAACGCAAGATATATTTATAGAGGAAAACAATATAGAGCAGTTATTTAAGGATGCAAATATAATTGTAGAGGCATTAGATAGTGCAGTTTCAAAGGCAACTCTTATTAATACAGTAATGTTAAAAATGCCTCATAAAATAATTGTATCGGCCTCTGGTGTAGCTGGTTATTTCTCTAACAACACAATAATCACCAAGAAAATTAAAGATAATTTTTACTTAATAGGTGACAGTGTCTCTGAAGCAAAACCAGGATGTGGACTTATGGCTCCTCGAGTTGCTATTGCTGCCAATCATCAAGCAAATACTGTTTTAAGAATATTAATGGACGAAAAGGATGTATAA
- the thiS gene encoding sulfur carrier protein ThiS, whose translation MIVNGKAMKINNITIAQLLTKLQLSQNKVVVEVNLQIIAKQHYDSYKLKQEDKIEIISFVGGG comes from the coding sequence ATGATAGTTAACGGTAAAGCAATGAAAATTAATAATATTACTATTGCCCAGCTACTCACTAAGTTGCAGCTATCACAAAATAAGGTTGTTGTTGAGGTTAACCTACAAATTATTGCTAAACAGCATTATGATAGTTATAAACTTAAACAAGAAGATAAAATTGAAATTATTAGCTTTGTAGGTGGTGGTTAA